The proteins below are encoded in one region of Amycolatopsis acidiphila:
- the ispH gene encoding 4-hydroxy-3-methylbut-2-enyl diphosphate reductase, producing the protein MTGVVCAPMYLEAAALRAPGVRVLHTGMGPRRAAESAERLTGGAPVLVAGIGGAVTDGVRPGDLVVATELDGPEGPVRLRSAPLLAASLRRLGLTVHTGPVASSESLVDGVDRGRFAARGALAVDMESAQFATVPGPLAVVRAVVDTPDRPLWRPGTVLRGIAGLRSLRAAAPALREWCEAAGAGEILLASPRSFCAGVDRAIEIVERALERYGAPVYVRRQIVHNAHVVRRLEGMGAIFVQEVDEVPPGATTVLAAHGVAPAVRQDAVAKDLKVIDATCPLVTKVHNEVRRYSSRGDTVLLIGHADHEEVEGTIGEAPEQVVVVEDASAAAQVRVRDPEKVAYAMQTTLAVDEAEEIASVLRERFPAMAVPRRDDICYATTNRQRAVRAVAEHADLVLVVGSANSSNSKRLVEVARRHGAPAHLVDDVSEVDMRWLAGAGRIGITAGASAPPHLVEELTQCLAGLGRTSVRDSQVADEDVRFTLPREVG; encoded by the coding sequence ATGACCGGTGTGGTGTGTGCGCCGATGTACCTCGAGGCGGCGGCGCTGCGGGCGCCCGGGGTGCGCGTGCTGCACACGGGTATGGGACCGCGGCGGGCGGCCGAGTCGGCCGAGCGGCTGACCGGCGGTGCGCCGGTGCTCGTCGCGGGGATCGGGGGCGCGGTCACCGACGGCGTGCGACCCGGCGACCTGGTGGTGGCGACCGAGCTCGACGGCCCGGAGGGCCCGGTGCGGCTGCGGTCCGCGCCGCTGCTGGCGGCGTCGTTGCGCCGCCTCGGGCTGACCGTCCACACCGGACCGGTCGCTTCGTCGGAGTCGCTGGTGGACGGCGTCGACCGGGGCCGGTTCGCCGCCAGGGGTGCGCTCGCGGTGGACATGGAGTCCGCCCAGTTCGCCACCGTACCGGGGCCGCTGGCCGTGGTACGCGCCGTGGTGGACACCCCCGACCGTCCACTGTGGCGCCCCGGCACGGTGCTGCGCGGCATCGCCGGGCTGCGGTCGTTGCGGGCGGCCGCGCCGGCCCTGCGCGAGTGGTGTGAGGCGGCGGGGGCCGGGGAGATCCTGCTGGCCAGCCCGCGCTCGTTCTGCGCGGGGGTGGACCGGGCGATCGAGATCGTCGAGCGCGCGCTCGAACGGTACGGCGCGCCGGTCTACGTGCGGCGGCAGATCGTGCACAACGCCCACGTGGTGCGCAGGCTCGAGGGCATGGGCGCGATCTTCGTGCAGGAGGTCGACGAGGTGCCCCCGGGCGCCACGACCGTGCTCGCCGCGCATGGTGTCGCGCCGGCCGTGCGCCAGGACGCGGTGGCCAAGGACCTCAAGGTGATCGACGCGACCTGCCCGCTGGTGACCAAGGTGCACAACGAGGTCCGCCGGTACAGCTCACGCGGGGACACGGTGCTGCTCATCGGGCACGCCGACCACGAGGAGGTGGAAGGCACCATCGGCGAGGCGCCGGAGCAGGTCGTCGTCGTGGAGGACGCCTCGGCGGCCGCGCAGGTGCGGGTGCGCGACCCGGAGAAGGTCGCCTACGCGATGCAGACGACGCTGGCCGTGGACGAGGCGGAGGAGATCGCCTCCGTGCTGCGCGAACGGTTCCCGGCGATGGCCGTGCCGCGGCGGGACGACATCTGTTACGCCACGACGAACCGGCAGCGCGCCGTGCGCGCCGTCGCCGAGCACGCCGACCTGGTGCTGGTGGTCGGCTCGGCGAACTCGTCGAACTCCAAGCGGCTGGTGGAGGTGGCGCGCCGGCACGGCGCGCCGGCCCACCTGGTCGATGACGTGTCCGAAGTGGACATGCGCTGGCTCGCCGGTGCAGGGCGGATCGGGATCACCGCGGGTGCTTCCGCGCCGCCGCACCTGGTGGAGGAACTGACTCAGTGCCTGGCCGGGCTCGGCCGTACCTCGGTACGGGACAGCCAGGTGGCCGACGAAGACGTCCGATTCACGTTACCTCGGGAAGTGGGGTAG
- the shc gene encoding squalene--hopene cyclase → MTQIAETPSALRNPADTLARAVAHLKGLQEDGGWWKGELETNVTMDAEDLLLREFLGIRTATETEEAARWIRSQQRADGTWATFYGGPGDLSTTVEAWVALRLAGDSPAAPHMRSAQKFVLANGGLEATRVFTRIWLALFGLWSWDELPNMPPELIFLPSWFPLNVYDWGCWARQTVVPLTIVATLRPVRPMAFGVDELRTGKRARTNLKPWTWAGAFGYLDKALHTYAKLPVKPMRGLAMRQAAEWILARQEADGSWGGIQPPWVYSLLALHLLGYSFEHPAVKAGFEGLDGFIIREETPDGVVRRLEACQSPVWDTGLAMTALHDAGVPADDPTLLKAADWLLGEEIRVTGDWAVKRPTTPPGGWAFEFANDVYPDTDDTAEIVLALRRTAYPDRPRLKEAVDRATIWLRGMQSSDGGWGAFDADNTRTLTTKLPFCDFGAVIDPPSADVTAHVVEMLAAEGLTGTRECRRGVQWLLDAQEDNGSWFGRWGANHLYGTGAVVPALVAAGVSPADPVIRRAVAWLARCQNPDGGWGEDLRSYRDPAWIGKGDSTASQTAWALLALLAAGERGSSTVERGVRWLAETQRPDGTWDEPQFTGTGFPGDFYINYHLYRLVFPVSALGRYLEGS, encoded by the coding sequence ATGACCCAGATCGCCGAAACCCCCAGCGCGCTGCGAAACCCCGCCGACACGCTCGCGCGCGCGGTCGCGCACCTCAAGGGGCTGCAGGAGGACGGCGGCTGGTGGAAGGGCGAGCTGGAGACCAACGTCACGATGGACGCCGAGGACCTGCTGCTGCGGGAGTTCCTCGGCATCCGCACCGCGACCGAGACCGAGGAGGCCGCGCGCTGGATCCGCTCGCAGCAGCGGGCGGACGGCACCTGGGCGACCTTCTACGGTGGCCCCGGCGACCTGTCCACGACCGTCGAGGCGTGGGTCGCGCTGCGGCTGGCCGGCGACTCGCCTGCCGCGCCGCACATGCGGTCCGCGCAGAAGTTCGTGCTGGCGAACGGCGGGCTCGAGGCCACCCGGGTGTTCACCCGGATCTGGCTGGCGCTGTTCGGGCTGTGGTCCTGGGACGAGCTGCCGAACATGCCGCCGGAGCTGATCTTCCTGCCGTCCTGGTTCCCGCTCAACGTCTACGACTGGGGGTGCTGGGCGCGCCAGACCGTGGTCCCGCTGACCATCGTCGCCACGCTGCGCCCGGTCCGCCCGATGGCGTTCGGGGTGGACGAGCTGCGGACCGGCAAGCGGGCGCGCACGAACCTCAAGCCGTGGACCTGGGCGGGCGCCTTCGGATACCTGGACAAGGCGCTGCACACCTACGCCAAGCTGCCGGTGAAGCCGATGCGCGGGCTGGCGATGCGCCAGGCGGCGGAGTGGATCCTCGCCCGGCAGGAGGCCGACGGCTCGTGGGGCGGCATCCAGCCGCCGTGGGTGTACTCGCTGCTCGCGCTGCACCTGCTGGGCTACTCGTTCGAGCACCCCGCGGTGAAGGCCGGGTTCGAGGGCCTCGACGGCTTCATCATCCGGGAGGAGACACCGGACGGCGTGGTGCGGCGGCTGGAGGCCTGCCAGTCGCCGGTGTGGGACACCGGCCTGGCCATGACCGCGCTGCACGACGCGGGCGTGCCCGCCGACGACCCCACGCTGCTGAAGGCGGCGGACTGGCTGCTGGGCGAGGAGATCCGGGTCACCGGCGACTGGGCGGTGAAGCGGCCCACGACGCCGCCGGGCGGGTGGGCGTTCGAGTTCGCCAACGACGTCTACCCCGACACCGACGACACCGCCGAGATCGTGCTCGCGCTGCGGCGCACCGCGTACCCGGACCGGCCGCGGCTGAAGGAGGCCGTCGACCGCGCGACCATCTGGCTGCGGGGCATGCAGTCGAGCGACGGCGGATGGGGCGCCTTCGACGCGGACAACACCCGTACGCTCACGACGAAGCTGCCGTTCTGCGACTTCGGGGCCGTCATCGACCCGCCGTCGGCCGACGTCACCGCGCACGTGGTGGAGATGCTGGCCGCGGAGGGGCTCACGGGTACCCGCGAGTGCCGCCGCGGGGTGCAGTGGCTGCTGGACGCGCAGGAGGACAACGGTTCCTGGTTCGGCCGGTGGGGTGCCAACCACCTCTACGGCACGGGTGCCGTGGTGCCCGCGCTGGTGGCGGCCGGGGTCTCGCCCGCCGATCCGGTGATCCGGCGCGCGGTCGCCTGGCTCGCGCGGTGCCAGAACCCCGACGGCGGCTGGGGCGAGGACCTGCGGTCCTACCGGGACCCGGCGTGGATCGGCAAGGGCGACTCGACCGCTTCGCAGACCGCGTGGGCGTTGCTGGCGCTGCTCGCGGCCGGCGAGCGTGGTTCGTCCACTGTGGAGCGTGGCGTGCGGTGGCTGGCGGAGACGCAGCGTCCTGACGGCACCTGGGACGAGCCGCAGTTCACCGGCACCGGGTTCCCCGGCGACTTCTACATCAACTACCACCTCTACCGGCTGGTCTTCCCGGTCTCGGCGCTCGGTCGCTACCTGGAGGGCTCATGA
- a CDS encoding polyprenyl synthetase family protein, whose amino-acid sequence MTAVLDSLQQGRQAILPAMRAALDRLDPTSRSIAYYHLGWTDLDGNPTSGGGKAVRPALALLSAEAAGAQPAVGLPGAVAVELVHNFSLLHDDLMDGDTERRHRPTVWAVRGAASAILTGDAMLSLAQEVLLDVDGPCAVAAARLLAEATNELIRGQVLDVAFEQRNDVGLDECLDMAAGKTGALLSASTAIGAVLAGADRATVDALAGFGADLGLAFQLVDDVLGIWGETAVTGKPVYSDLRARKKSLPVTYAITHGGGLGREVAEWLARTEPPGEESVRRAAELIEQAGGRKWALDEAYRRMAAGRRKLEDARIPDHAREELLSLAQFIVTREA is encoded by the coding sequence ATGACCGCTGTTCTCGACTCCCTGCAGCAGGGCAGGCAGGCGATCCTGCCGGCGATGCGGGCCGCGCTGGACCGGCTCGACCCGACCAGCCGCTCGATCGCGTACTACCACCTGGGCTGGACCGACCTCGACGGCAACCCGACCTCGGGCGGCGGCAAGGCGGTCCGGCCGGCGCTGGCGCTGCTGTCCGCGGAGGCGGCGGGCGCGCAGCCCGCGGTCGGCCTGCCGGGCGCGGTCGCCGTCGAGCTGGTGCACAACTTCTCGCTGCTGCACGACGATCTGATGGACGGCGACACCGAGCGCAGGCACCGGCCGACGGTGTGGGCGGTGCGCGGTGCGGCGAGCGCGATCCTCACCGGCGACGCGATGCTCTCGCTCGCCCAGGAGGTGCTGCTCGACGTCGACGGGCCGTGCGCGGTCGCCGCGGCCCGGCTGCTGGCCGAGGCCACCAACGAGCTCATCCGCGGCCAGGTGCTCGACGTCGCCTTCGAGCAGCGCAACGACGTCGGCCTCGACGAATGCCTGGACATGGCCGCCGGGAAGACCGGTGCGCTGCTGTCCGCGAGCACCGCGATCGGCGCGGTGCTCGCCGGCGCCGACCGCGCGACCGTCGACGCGCTCGCCGGCTTCGGCGCGGACCTCGGCCTGGCGTTCCAGCTGGTCGACGACGTGCTCGGGATCTGGGGGGAGACGGCGGTGACCGGCAAGCCGGTGTACTCCGACCTGCGGGCGCGCAAGAAGAGCCTGCCGGTGACCTACGCGATCACGCACGGTGGCGGGTTGGGCCGCGAGGTGGCGGAATGGCTGGCCAGGACGGAGCCGCCGGGGGAGGAGTCCGTGCGCCGCGCCGCCGAGCTGATCGAGCAGGCGGGTGGGCGCAAGTGGGCGCTGGACGAGGCCTACCGCCGGATGGCCGCGGGCCGCCGCAAGCTCGAGGACGCGCGCATTCCCGACCACGCGCGAGAGGAGCTGTTGTCGCTCGCGCAGTTCATCGTCACGAGGGAGGCCTGA
- the hpnE gene encoding hydroxysqualene dehydroxylase HpnE, protein MTPRVAVIGGGLAGITAALRCADAGLDVTLLESKGHLGGLTHSFRRGELDVDNGQHVFLRCCTSYLDLLRRLRVLDKVHLQPRLAIQVRSPRLREPVWLRRNALPAPLHLADSVLKYRPLPLADRLKFAGAALALRGVDPASPSTDAQSFAGWLSRHGQSERAITKLWDLVGIATLNAPATDASLALAATVFQLGLLTDAAAADIGWSKVPLRELHGDPAKARLTEAGAQVLLGTKVTALTRADDGWRVVAGETEFVADRVVLAVPPDAAHRLLPAGSVSLPEGWAARLGSSPIVNAHVVFDRRVLDEPFFAAVDSPVQWVFDRTAQSGVDSGQYLAVSLSAADDLVDVPVRDVRERILPALRAVLPAAADAGVRDFFVTRERHATFRPAPGSAALRPGAVTAAGGVVLAGAWTATGWPATMEGAVRSGDAAARAVLGVAGVHDGSTSRESKDD, encoded by the coding sequence GTGACACCGAGGGTCGCGGTCATCGGCGGTGGCCTCGCGGGCATCACCGCGGCGCTGCGCTGCGCCGACGCCGGTCTGGACGTGACCCTGCTGGAGTCCAAGGGCCACCTCGGCGGGCTCACCCACTCGTTCCGCCGGGGCGAGCTGGACGTGGACAACGGCCAGCACGTGTTCCTGCGCTGCTGCACGTCCTACCTGGACCTGCTGCGGCGGCTGCGGGTGCTGGACAAGGTGCACCTGCAGCCGAGGCTGGCCATCCAGGTCCGCTCACCCCGGCTGCGGGAGCCGGTCTGGTTGCGGCGCAACGCCTTGCCCGCGCCCCTGCACCTGGCGGACTCGGTGCTGAAGTACCGGCCGCTGCCGCTGGCCGACCGGCTGAAGTTCGCCGGCGCCGCCCTCGCGCTGCGCGGGGTCGACCCGGCCTCGCCCAGCACCGACGCGCAGTCCTTCGCGGGCTGGCTGAGCAGGCACGGGCAGAGCGAACGGGCCATCACGAAGCTGTGGGACCTCGTCGGCATCGCCACCCTCAACGCCCCGGCGACGGACGCGTCGCTCGCCCTGGCCGCGACGGTGTTCCAGCTGGGACTGCTCACCGACGCCGCCGCGGCGGACATCGGCTGGTCGAAGGTCCCGCTGCGCGAGCTGCACGGCGACCCGGCGAAGGCGCGGCTCACCGAGGCCGGGGCCCAGGTGCTGCTGGGCACGAAGGTCACCGCGCTCACCCGTGCGGACGACGGGTGGCGGGTCGTGGCGGGGGAGACCGAGTTCGTGGCCGACCGCGTAGTGCTGGCCGTCCCGCCGGACGCCGCGCACCGCCTGCTGCCCGCCGGCAGCGTCAGCCTGCCCGAGGGCTGGGCCGCCCGGCTCGGCAGCTCCCCGATCGTCAACGCGCACGTCGTGTTCGACCGCCGGGTGCTCGACGAGCCGTTCTTCGCCGCGGTCGACTCGCCGGTGCAGTGGGTGTTCGACCGCACCGCACAGTCCGGTGTGGACAGTGGGCAGTACCTGGCCGTCTCGCTGTCGGCCGCCGACGACCTGGTCGACGTCCCCGTGCGGGACGTTCGCGAGCGGATCCTGCCCGCACTGCGGGCGGTTCTGCCCGCCGCCGCGGACGCGGGGGTGCGCGACTTCTTCGTCACCCGCGAGCGGCACGCCACCTTCCGTCCGGCCCCCGGCAGCGCCGCGCTGCGCCCGGGAGCAGTGACCGCCGCCGGCGGGGTCGTGCTCGCCGGTGCGTGGACGGCCACCGGGTGGCCCGCGACGATGGAGGGCGCCGTGCGCAGCGGTGACGCGGCCGCCCGGGCCGTCCTCGGCGTCGCAGGCGTCCACGACGGTTCCACTTCGCGCGAGAGTAAGGACGACTGA
- the hpnD gene encoding presqualene diphosphate synthase HpnD, with the protein MTDIEVAYAACERITKTEARNFYYGIRLLTRRRRSALCAVYALARRVDDIGDGDLPIEEKSVRLEEVRKSLAELDTSTDPVLVAVGDAAKQYPIPLGAFDELLDGVWMDIEGRRYGSFDELTDYCRCVAGSVGRLCLGVFGSKPHPDASRYADALGIALQQTNILRDIREDLMNGRVYLPQQDLDAFGVELALDEQGRLKDTDGGLSALIRHSAARAREWYADGLRLAPLLDRRSSASCLAMAGIYRQLLERINDQPSLVFDRRLSLSGREKLGVAARALSGRLS; encoded by the coding sequence TTGACCGATATCGAAGTCGCTTACGCCGCGTGTGAACGGATCACGAAGACAGAGGCCCGCAACTTCTACTACGGCATCCGGCTGCTGACGCGGCGGCGCCGCTCCGCTCTGTGCGCGGTCTACGCGCTCGCGCGCCGGGTCGACGACATCGGCGACGGGGACCTGCCGATCGAGGAGAAGTCGGTCCGGCTGGAGGAGGTCCGCAAGTCGCTGGCCGAGCTGGACACCAGCACGGACCCGGTGCTCGTCGCGGTCGGGGACGCGGCGAAGCAGTACCCGATCCCGCTGGGCGCGTTCGACGAGCTGCTCGACGGCGTCTGGATGGACATCGAGGGCCGCCGGTACGGCAGCTTCGACGAGCTGACCGATTACTGCCGGTGCGTGGCGGGCTCCGTCGGGCGGTTGTGCCTCGGGGTGTTCGGCAGCAAGCCCCATCCCGACGCCTCCCGCTACGCCGACGCGCTGGGCATCGCGCTGCAGCAGACCAACATCCTGCGCGACATCCGCGAGGACCTGATGAACGGCCGGGTGTACCTGCCGCAGCAGGACCTCGACGCGTTCGGCGTGGAGCTGGCGCTCGACGAGCAGGGCCGGCTGAAGGACACCGACGGCGGGCTGAGCGCGCTCATCCGGCACAGCGCCGCGCGGGCCCGGGAGTGGTACGCCGACGGGCTGCGCCTGGCGCCGCTGCTCGACCGGCGCAGCTCGGCGTCCTGCCTGGCGATGGCGGGCATCTACCGGCAGCTCCTGGAACGCATCAACGACCAGCCTTCCCTCGTGTTCGATCGCCGGCTCTCGCTGTCCGGCCGGGAGAAGCTGGGAGTGGCGGCGCGCGCGCTGTCGGGACGGCTGTCGTGA